A window of the Mesotoga prima MesG1.Ag.4.2 genome harbors these coding sequences:
- a CDS encoding S9 family peptidase: MKKLKLEDLYKYSAVGDLHIFPGGKNFVFVRKTMNKKENQYESNIWLGNMKNEEVRQLTRGGKDGSPVVSPDGKSILFVSKRDKEAKGTGLYLLPLEGGESRLVKTLKGGFSSVSWIDSETVLFMTKHAPGEDPEKIEEDEPPEKKVYEIDRIPFVSNGAGFTENRVGHLYKMKLENGKMEPITAVGGDIESIVLSPERKSVAVITTEDREKRPIWSSLYLLDLQSETAKRIGDDSLSFYHCEWSDDSELFAVATDFKKGFPTNPFIVHVDLESFTLTTLAREMDLYFGNSLNSDVRGVSPNTSMKVVEGKLYSLVTAGSQIKLVSMDKEGKVEEIAVSSGSIDCFDVAGEELLLSEMTTTEPLEIYSLVKGKKKKLTSFNSWMKGIKLSKPEGFEVEASDGQKIEGWIMRPVDFEEGKKYPAVVEIHGGPKTAYGGGYIHEFQTLASEGYAVIYCNPRGSAGYGTDFADIRGHYGERDFEDIMEIVEYVINEYDFVDEERLGVTGGSYGGFMTNWIVGHTDAFKAAVSQRSISSWISFFGTTDIGYFFASDQTGGDFFDNLEGYLRQSPLMSAPNVVTPILFIHSLEDYRCWVPEAMQFFTALRHLGKEAKMVLFPKENHELSRGGLPIHREKRLRAILEWFDSYLKI; encoded by the coding sequence TTGAAGAAGCTGAAGCTTGAGGATCTCTACAAATACTCCGCTGTGGGCGATCTTCACATCTTTCCCGGTGGGAAAAACTTTGTCTTTGTAAGAAAGACGATGAACAAGAAGGAGAACCAGTACGAAAGCAACATCTGGTTGGGCAACATGAAGAATGAAGAAGTCCGTCAGCTGACCCGGGGCGGGAAGGACGGTTCTCCCGTCGTAAGTCCAGACGGCAAAAGCATTCTCTTTGTCTCGAAGAGAGACAAGGAGGCTAAAGGAACCGGGCTTTATCTTCTGCCTCTTGAGGGCGGTGAAAGCAGACTGGTGAAGACTCTTAAAGGAGGATTCTCCTCTGTCTCGTGGATCGATTCGGAGACGGTTCTATTCATGACGAAGCATGCCCCCGGGGAAGATCCCGAGAAGATCGAAGAAGACGAGCCGCCAGAGAAGAAGGTTTACGAAATAGATAGAATACCATTTGTCTCTAACGGCGCTGGATTCACCGAGAACAGAGTGGGCCATCTATATAAGATGAAACTCGAAAATGGAAAGATGGAACCGATTACGGCCGTCGGAGGTGATATCGAAAGCATCGTTTTATCTCCCGAGAGAAAGAGCGTCGCGGTAATAACAACCGAAGACAGGGAGAAGAGGCCGATATGGAGCAGTCTATACCTCCTCGATTTGCAGAGTGAAACTGCAAAGAGAATCGGTGACGACAGTCTCTCTTTCTATCATTGCGAGTGGTCAGACGATAGCGAACTCTTCGCCGTCGCGACAGACTTCAAAAAGGGCTTCCCAACCAATCCCTTCATAGTCCACGTTGATCTGGAATCCTTCACTCTTACTACTCTTGCCAGGGAAATGGACCTGTACTTCGGCAACAGCCTGAACAGCGATGTGAGGGGTGTCTCGCCAAACACTTCCATGAAGGTTGTAGAAGGAAAGCTCTATTCGCTGGTAACTGCCGGGTCGCAGATAAAACTCGTTTCTATGGATAAAGAAGGAAAGGTAGAGGAAATCGCTGTCTCTTCGGGGAGCATAGACTGCTTCGATGTTGCAGGCGAGGAACTTCTACTTTCAGAGATGACCACGACAGAGCCACTGGAGATCTACTCTCTTGTCAAAGGCAAGAAGAAGAAACTCACGAGCTTTAACTCGTGGATGAAGGGTATCAAGCTGTCAAAACCGGAGGGCTTCGAAGTGGAGGCCTCAGATGGGCAAAAGATTGAAGGCTGGATAATGAGGCCGGTAGACTTCGAGGAAGGGAAGAAATACCCGGCCGTAGTGGAGATCCACGGAGGGCCAAAGACGGCATACGGCGGCGGATATATACATGAGTTTCAGACTCTGGCCTCCGAAGGATATGCAGTTATCTACTGTAACCCGAGGGGAAGCGCCGGTTACGGAACCGACTTCGCCGATATAAGGGGCCATTACGGGGAAAGGGATTTCGAAGACATAATGGAAATCGTCGAGTACGTCATAAATGAATACGATTTCGTCGACGAAGAGAGACTCGGTGTCACCGGGGGCTCATACGGCGGTTTCATGACAAACTGGATTGTAGGACATACTGACGCCTTCAAGGCGGCCGTCTCCCAGAGGTCTATCTCGAGCTGGATTTCCTTCTTCGGCACTACGGATATAGGATATTTCTTTGCAAGCGATCAAACCGGAGGCGATTTCTTCGACAACCTCGAGGGTTATCTAAGGCAGTCACCTCTGATGTCGGCGCCCAACGTCGTCACTCCGATTCTTTTCATTCACTCCCTTGAAGATTACAGATGCTGGGTCCCCGAAGCGATGCAATTCTTCACAGCGCTAAGGCATCTCGGCAAAGAGGCCAAAATGGTGCTCTTCCCGAAGGAGAACCACGAGCTTTCCAGAGGCGGCCTTCCCATACATAGAGAAAAGCGTTTGAGGGCAATACTGGAATGGTTCGATTCCTATCTGAAGATATGA
- a CDS encoding TIGR00341 family protein, which produces MAERLIEVFSGSDPEKDLKEMLEEKSIIDYWTVKTSEELWQTKILALAENSEKILDSLEQRFTQDESFRAILFQVEASLPRAQEEEKEEENQATEEENKPKKGIFKRISREELYHDISEMISNDAVDIAMIVLSAIVATIGLVRNSPAIIIGAMVIAPMLGPNVAQSFATTLGDFGLLAKSVRTNLIRIGLGFAFALVFGLLFRLDYTTNEITSRTVANLGDIVLAFASGTAAALSISSGVSTSLIGVMVAVSLMPPLAAAGLLLGSGNIDGFSGAILLFFVNIVCINLASIITFRLQGIEPRSWWEANKAGKAVRVTIIGWVVVLGLLALSLFLSEVL; this is translated from the coding sequence ATGGCCGAAAGACTGATAGAAGTATTCTCAGGTTCCGACCCCGAAAAAGATCTGAAGGAAATGCTGGAAGAGAAATCGATAATCGACTACTGGACGGTTAAGACATCGGAAGAGCTTTGGCAGACGAAGATACTGGCGCTTGCCGAAAACAGCGAAAAGATCCTCGACTCTCTCGAGCAGCGCTTCACCCAGGATGAATCCTTCAGGGCAATACTCTTTCAGGTAGAAGCCTCGCTTCCAAGAGCTCAAGAAGAGGAGAAAGAAGAAGAGAATCAGGCCACGGAAGAGGAGAATAAGCCCAAGAAGGGAATCTTCAAGCGAATAAGCAGAGAAGAGCTTTATCACGACATCTCGGAGATGATCTCGAACGACGCGGTAGACATAGCGATGATAGTATTGTCGGCCATCGTAGCTACGATAGGCCTTGTGAGAAACAGCCCCGCAATAATCATCGGGGCGATGGTGATCGCTCCGATGCTAGGGCCAAACGTCGCGCAGTCCTTTGCAACGACGCTCGGAGACTTCGGACTTCTCGCAAAGTCCGTGAGAACGAATCTGATCCGTATCGGGCTGGGCTTTGCCTTTGCTCTTGTTTTCGGGCTCTTATTCAGACTAGATTACACTACTAACGAGATAACCAGTCGAACAGTGGCCAACCTGGGCGACATTGTGCTGGCGTTCGCATCGGGAACGGCTGCGGCCCTGTCGATCAGCTCTGGGGTATCCACTTCGCTCATTGGGGTTATGGTAGCCGTTTCACTTATGCCGCCTCTGGCTGCGGCAGGGCTGCTCCTCGGAAGCGGAAATATCGACGGATTCTCCGGAGCGATACTCCTGTTCTTCGTCAACATTGTCTGTATAAACCTCGCTTCAATCATAACGTTCAGACTTCAGGGGATAGAACCGCGCTCCTGGTGGGAAGCGAATAAGGCGGGCAAGGCTGTTAGGGTTACGATAATTGGCTGGGTAGTAGTCCTCGGGCTTCTGGCTCTCTCGCTATTCCTGAGCGAAGTCCTATGA
- a CDS encoding GNAT family N-acetyltransferase, whose translation MENKKAGNIHVRFASIDDNEKLLKIERESAQEGSIWLVAFREDFFGRLKYFEEGFIMIAEDAYDIIGCIGVGIDNLIVNGEIKKAIYLFGLRTNPKYRLKVARWLKSIIQELQNLLGPTDFDFGYASVKADNIASKKILKHMGFSTTAILDFYACPVRKTSQEKSVFVEREVDLETILDLYKPLEKDHDLLLQGTKAFEVMITERRLWLFKTEGAYALVLDTSGEQDFGITRLSKGLRAFQLLAQGTLSPLVRIPKMNERLRSWDVLLFGWDDIRSARKIVRKIHRCAWEEGITLINFSRDRSLGSMKGAVGSLSFRIPFEIMIYEKNSINRGSRPIIRTPTI comes from the coding sequence ATGGAAAACAAGAAGGCAGGAAACATCCATGTAAGATTCGCCTCAATCGATGACAACGAAAAGCTCCTCAAGATCGAGCGAGAGTCGGCTCAGGAGGGGAGTATCTGGCTGGTCGCCTTCAGAGAGGACTTCTTTGGAAGACTGAAGTACTTCGAAGAGGGTTTCATTATGATTGCCGAAGACGCATATGACATCATTGGATGTATCGGTGTTGGAATCGACAACCTGATCGTAAACGGAGAGATCAAAAAGGCCATCTATCTCTTTGGGCTTCGGACGAACCCGAAATACAGGCTGAAAGTAGCCCGCTGGCTGAAATCGATCATTCAGGAACTGCAGAATCTGCTCGGCCCCACGGATTTCGATTTCGGATATGCGTCGGTTAAGGCCGACAACATTGCCTCGAAGAAGATTCTCAAGCACATGGGTTTCTCCACTACGGCGATTCTGGACTTCTACGCCTGCCCGGTTAGGAAGACCTCTCAGGAGAAGTCGGTTTTTGTGGAAAGGGAGGTCGACCTGGAAACGATTTTGGACCTGTACAAACCTCTCGAGAAGGATCATGACCTTCTTCTTCAAGGTACGAAGGCCTTCGAGGTGATGATTACAGAGAGGAGATTGTGGTTATTCAAGACTGAAGGTGCATACGCCCTGGTTCTCGACACGAGCGGCGAGCAGGACTTTGGAATCACACGCCTTTCAAAGGGGTTGAGGGCGTTCCAGCTTCTGGCTCAGGGAACTCTTTCACCGCTGGTGAGGATCCCGAAAATGAATGAGCGATTGAGGTCCTGGGACGTTCTTCTCTTCGGCTGGGACGATATCCGAAGCGCGCGAAAGATCGTAAGAAAGATCCATAGATGCGCCTGGGAAGAGGGCATAACGCTGATCAACTTCTCGAGGGACAGAAGCCTCGGAAGTATGAAGGGTGCGGTGGGTTCTCTCAGTTTCAGGATTCCCTTTGAGATAATGATCTATGAGAAGAACAGCATAAATAGAGGAAGCAGACCTATAATAAGAACTCCGACGATATAA
- a CDS encoding pyroglutamyl-peptidase I, which translates to MILVTHFDPFGGSKINASQIVVELLADIREDIELMSLPTVFDDCFSRLELRLLDNVPEALIMVGQAAGRSLVTPEKIAINWKESPTPDNNGFIATGEKIIPASPDAYFSRLPVDGIVSKLKDEGLPIEKSFSAGAFVCNYLFYRCMDFLTKRAINIPAGFVHIPCIPEQIGPGENRPAIEAEVSARVLSRIIDLAVEENR; encoded by the coding sequence ATGATACTCGTGACCCACTTCGACCCCTTCGGGGGAAGTAAAATAAACGCTTCGCAGATAGTCGTGGAGCTTCTAGCGGATATCAGGGAAGACATTGAGCTCATGAGCCTCCCAACGGTCTTCGACGACTGCTTTTCTCGACTGGAGCTGCGGCTCCTAGACAACGTCCCGGAGGCGTTGATCATGGTCGGCCAGGCGGCCGGGAGATCTCTCGTTACTCCAGAGAAGATTGCGATCAACTGGAAGGAATCCCCAACTCCAGACAACAACGGATTTATTGCGACCGGTGAGAAGATAATTCCTGCCTCGCCCGACGCATACTTTTCGAGGCTTCCGGTCGACGGGATCGTCTCGAAACTTAAGGACGAGGGTCTTCCCATCGAGAAATCTTTTTCAGCCGGCGCATTTGTCTGTAACTACCTCTTTTACAGATGTATGGACTTTCTCACGAAGAGAGCCATAAACATCCCTGCCGGGTTCGTACATATACCGTGCATTCCCGAGCAGATTGGTCCGGGAGAAAACAGACCTGCAATAGAGGCGGAAGTTTCGGCTAGGGTCCTTTCGAGGATAATTGATCTTGCGGTGGAGGAGAATAGATGA
- a CDS encoding cupin domain-containing protein: MKLVKSSIEKGKVALDRPGLKGRIIYDRENAQAVVIDIAEGMELAEHKTPVDVFILVLAGRGIITIGGDKHEVMEDDIIDSPKMIPHGIVNTGEETLRVLVVKAPHP; encoded by the coding sequence ATGAAGTTGGTGAAGAGCTCAATCGAAAAGGGCAAAGTTGCACTTGACAGACCCGGACTTAAGGGCCGGATAATCTACGACAGAGAGAATGCGCAGGCGGTCGTCATTGACATAGCCGAGGGGATGGAATTGGCCGAGCACAAGACACCTGTCGATGTTTTCATACTAGTGCTCGCCGGTAGAGGAATAATCACAATCGGCGGAGATAAGCATGAAGTAATGGAAGATGACATCATTGACAGTCCGAAAATGATACCGCACGGAATAGTCAACACCGGAGAAGAGACTTTGCGGGTTCTGGTAGTGAAGGCACCTCATCCATAG